A region of Dehalococcoidia bacterium DNA encodes the following proteins:
- the lepA gene encoding translation elongation factor 4, with amino-acid sequence MQLDRIRNFSIIAHIDHGKSTLADRLLERTGTIGAREATAQFLDSMELEREKGVTIKAKAVRMTYRAPDGEEYELNLIDTPGHVDFAYEVSRALVACEGALLVVDAAQGVEAQTLANLYTALENDLTIIPVINKIDLPNAEPRRVAEELARIVGFSMDEMLYTSAKEGIGTDDVLKAIVERIPAPRGDPDAPLRALIFDSKYDSYKGVIAYVRVVDGAIRRGERLRLMATDRPLEPIEVGIFAPELREADGLDCGEVGYVATGLKSIRDCRVGDTLTTDDRPAAAPLPGYRPAKPMVFAGLYPAAANDYTVLRDALEKLQLSDASLTYQPESSIALGFGFRCGFLGLFHMEIVRERLEREYGLTLIFTAPSVEYQVTKTDGTELAIDNPADLPPPNEIAEVREPWVDISIVLPDRFVGPAMELTSARRGSFRRMEYMETAGAGGVGESRVLLEYHVPLSEILTDYYDRLKSATQGYASLDYTFAGYEPARLVKLDILVNGQPVDALSIIVHPEEAQAKGRELVEKLRRLIPRQLFEVPIQAAIGGRIIARETIRAMRKNVLAKCYGGDVTRKRKLLEKQAEGKRRMRRVGNVEIPQEAFMAVLSLER; translated from the coding sequence ATGCAGCTCGACCGTATCCGCAACTTCTCGATCATCGCCCACATTGACCACGGCAAGTCCACACTCGCAGACCGGCTGCTGGAACGCACGGGGACTATCGGCGCGCGCGAGGCGACGGCCCAGTTCCTCGACTCGATGGAGCTCGAACGCGAGAAAGGCGTGACGATCAAGGCCAAAGCCGTCCGCATGACCTATCGCGCGCCCGACGGCGAGGAGTACGAACTCAACCTCATCGACACGCCCGGGCACGTCGACTTCGCCTACGAGGTCTCACGAGCGCTGGTCGCCTGCGAGGGCGCCCTGCTCGTCGTCGATGCGGCACAGGGGGTCGAAGCGCAGACGCTCGCGAACCTCTACACCGCCCTCGAGAACGACCTCACGATCATCCCCGTCATCAACAAGATCGACCTGCCCAACGCCGAGCCGCGCCGCGTCGCCGAGGAGCTGGCCCGGATAGTCGGCTTCAGCATGGATGAGATGCTCTACACGTCCGCGAAAGAGGGCATTGGCACGGACGACGTCTTGAAGGCGATTGTCGAGCGCATCCCGGCGCCAAGGGGAGACCCTGACGCGCCGCTCCGGGCCCTGATCTTCGACTCCAAGTACGACTCCTACAAGGGCGTGATCGCTTACGTCCGCGTGGTGGATGGCGCCATCCGCCGCGGCGAGAGGCTGCGCTTGATGGCGACGGACCGCCCACTCGAGCCCATCGAGGTCGGCATCTTCGCGCCGGAGCTGCGTGAGGCCGACGGCCTCGACTGCGGCGAAGTCGGCTACGTGGCGACGGGCCTCAAGAGCATTCGTGACTGCCGCGTCGGCGATACCCTCACGACGGACGACCGTCCGGCCGCCGCGCCGCTGCCCGGCTACCGGCCGGCGAAGCCAATGGTGTTCGCCGGCCTCTACCCCGCCGCCGCTAACGACTACACCGTCCTCCGCGACGCCCTCGAGAAGCTCCAGCTAAGCGACGCTTCCCTCACCTACCAGCCCGAATCGAGCATCGCGCTCGGGTTCGGCTTCCGCTGCGGCTTCCTCGGCCTGTTCCACATGGAGATCGTCCGCGAGCGGCTCGAGAGAGAATACGGGCTGACGCTGATCTTCACCGCCCCGAGCGTCGAGTACCAGGTCACCAAGACGGACGGCACCGAGCTCGCCATCGACAACCCCGCGGACCTCCCGCCGCCGAACGAGATCGCCGAGGTCCGCGAGCCCTGGGTCGACATCTCGATCGTTCTGCCGGACCGCTTCGTGGGGCCAGCCATGGAGCTCACTTCGGCGCGTCGTGGCTCCTTCAGGCGCATGGAGTACATGGAGACGGCTGGCGCGGGCGGCGTCGGTGAGTCTCGCGTGCTCCTGGAGTACCACGTGCCGCTGTCCGAGATCCTGACGGACTACTACGACCGCCTGAAGTCTGCCACCCAGGGTTATGCCAGCCTCGACTACACCTTCGCCGGCTACGAGCCCGCTCGCCTCGTGAAGCTGGACATCCTGGTTAACGGCCAGCCCGTCGACGCCCTCTCCATCATCGTCCATCCGGAGGAGGCCCAGGCTAAGGGCCGGGAGCTGGTCGAGAAGCTGCGCCGGCTCATTCCGCGCCAGCTCTTCGAGGTGCCCATCCAGGCCGCGATCGGCGGCCGCATCATCGCCCGCGAGACCATCCGGGCCATGCGCAAGAACGTGCTCGCGAAATGCTACGGCGGCGATGTCACCCGGAAGCGGAAGCTGCTGGAGAAGCAGGCAGAGGGCAAGCGGCGCATGCGGCGCGTGGGCAACGTGGAGATCCCGCAGGAGGCCTTCATGGCCGTCCTCAGCCTCGAACGCTAG
- a CDS encoding methyltransferase domain-containing protein, with protein MTDQLQSFDPFAKELAYVRVNERLIDRTLRRLKGCQQVAMLDVAAGTGLMTGLAHERARQLGIQLQSTLIDLDGPALQIARQEVGETGAHYVIADAAHLPFVHQFDVAVFANSLHLLDDDAKRAALQGVHQVLRPGAVLAVNTTFYDGAYPEESKPFYSRWIRRAVAEMNRRVPNRSKGERAQAMESLPAEGYRQLVECAGFEIAEMRERRVLLSQSAVRAICGYKNFAMGALHATDEDAEQASQALQVTVRQTFRDLKMHYLPRNWLEIIAVRA; from the coding sequence GTGACTGACCAGCTTCAAAGCTTTGACCCCTTCGCGAAAGAGCTGGCTTACGTCCGGGTAAACGAGCGTCTCATTGACCGGACCCTGCGGCGCCTCAAGGGCTGCCAACAGGTCGCCATGCTGGACGTGGCGGCCGGCACCGGCCTCATGACTGGCCTCGCCCACGAGCGCGCCCGCCAGCTAGGCATTCAGCTTCAGTCGACCCTGATTGACCTCGATGGGCCAGCCCTGCAAATCGCGCGCCAGGAAGTCGGCGAGACCGGCGCCCACTACGTCATCGCCGATGCTGCTCACCTGCCGTTTGTCCACCAATTCGACGTCGCGGTCTTCGCCAATTCCCTCCACCTGCTTGACGACGACGCGAAGCGGGCGGCGCTCCAGGGCGTGCACCAGGTCCTCAGACCCGGGGCGGTACTGGCGGTGAACACGACGTTCTACGATGGCGCCTACCCGGAGGAGAGCAAGCCCTTCTACAGCCGCTGGATCCGCCGGGCAGTGGCCGAGATGAACCGTCGCGTGCCAAACCGCAGCAAGGGCGAGCGCGCCCAGGCGATGGAGTCCCTGCCCGCGGAAGGCTACCGGCAGCTCGTCGAATGTGCGGGCTTTGAGATCGCTGAAATGCGCGAGCGGCGCGTGCTCCTGAGCCAGTCCGCCGTGCGTGCGATCTGCGGCTACAAGAATTTCGCGATGGGCGCCCTCCACGCGACTGACGAGGACGCGGAGCAGGCCTCCCAGGCGCTGCAGGTCACGGTGCGCCAGACCTTCCGCGACCTCAAGATGCACTACCTCCCGCGGAACTGGCTGGAGATCATCGCCGTCCGGGCCTAA
- a CDS encoding dipeptide ABC transporter ATP-binding protein, with protein sequence MAAETRQRIQTGTRANLGDTLIDVKGLKMHFPVTSGFIFQKVIAVNKAVDGISFNVRRGETVGLVGESGCGKSTTGRCILQLYKPTEGSITFDGTELTDLRGNELRLFRRKMQMIFQDPYASLNPRMSVRDIIGEPLAIHNLAKGKERNERVAELMKIVGLNPYYASRFPHEFSGGQRQRIGIARALAVEPDFIVCDEPVSALDVSIQAQIINLLEELQEQFQLTYLFIAHDLAVVRHISDRVAVMYLGKMMELADRNEIYENPLHPYTKALLSAVPIPDPLLERKRERIILTGDVPSPLRPPRGCVFHTRCPIAIDECRQEIPEWREVQPGHWVACHRV encoded by the coding sequence ATGGCAGCTGAAACCCGGCAGCGGATTCAAACCGGCACTCGCGCCAACCTCGGCGACACCTTGATCGACGTCAAGGGGCTGAAGATGCATTTCCCGGTCACTTCGGGGTTCATCTTCCAGAAGGTGATTGCGGTCAACAAGGCCGTGGACGGCATCTCGTTCAACGTCCGCCGCGGTGAGACCGTCGGGCTGGTGGGCGAGTCCGGCTGCGGCAAGTCGACCACAGGGCGCTGCATCCTCCAGCTCTACAAGCCGACGGAGGGCAGCATCACCTTCGATGGCACCGAGCTCACGGATCTCAGGGGCAACGAGTTGCGCCTCTTCCGCCGGAAGATGCAGATGATCTTCCAGGACCCCTATGCTTCGCTGAACCCGCGCATGTCCGTGCGCGACATCATCGGCGAGCCTCTGGCCATCCACAACCTGGCCAAGGGCAAGGAGCGCAACGAGCGGGTGGCCGAGCTGATGAAGATAGTCGGGCTCAACCCCTACTACGCCAGCCGCTTCCCCCACGAGTTCTCGGGCGGCCAGCGCCAGCGCATCGGCATCGCCCGCGCCCTGGCGGTTGAGCCGGACTTCATCGTCTGTGACGAGCCTGTGTCCGCGCTCGACGTTTCGATCCAGGCCCAGATCATCAACCTGCTAGAGGAATTGCAGGAGCAGTTCCAGCTCACGTACCTGTTCATCGCCCACGACCTCGCCGTCGTCCGGCACATCAGTGACCGGGTGGCGGTGATGTACCTGGGCAAGATGATGGAGCTGGCGGACCGGAACGAGATATACGAAAACCCGCTGCACCCTTACACGAAGGCGCTCCTCTCCGCCGTTCCCATCCCGGACCCGCTTCTGGAGCGCAAGCGTGAGCGCATCATCCTGACCGGTGACGTGCCCAGCCCGCTGCGCCCGCCCCGCGGCTGCGTGTTCCACACGCGCTGCCCGATCGCCATCGACGAGTGCCGGCAGGAGATCCCCGAGTGGCGTGAGGTCCAACCTGGGCACTGGGTTGCCTGCCATCGGGTCTAG